TGGCTCGGATGATGTTGACTGCGATCTCCTCGACAGACTGGGAGGTCGTGTCGAGCACCGGGATGTCGTGGCGGGAGAAGATGCGATCGGCCGCCGCCAGCTCCTCGGTGCACGTGTCGAGCGTCGCGTAGGGAGAGTTCGGCCGGCGCCGCTTCCTGATCTCGCTGAGTCTCTTGGGCTCGATCGTGAGTCCGAACAGCCGGTCCTCGTGTCCACGCAACGCAGGGGGCAGCACGAGGTCGCCGAGGTCCTCCTGGGTGAGGGGATAGTTGGCGGCCCTGATCCCGAAGTTCATCGAGAGGTAGAGGCACGTCGGGGTCTTCCCGACGCGAGAGACCCCGAGCACGATGACGTCTGCAGACGGGTAGCGGGCGAGCCCGACGCCGTCATCGGTCGAGAGGGTGAAGTCGACGGCGTCGAGCCGCACCTGGTACTCGTGCATGTCGCGAATGCCGTGGTAGCCGCCGACGCGCCTCCCCGGTTCCATGGCGAGCGCTTCGCCGACCTGTGCGACCACCTCGTCGTAGACGCCCACGACGAACCCCTTCGATTCGTCGAGGACCCTGCGGGTCTCGACGTCCACGATCGTCGTGAACACGATCGGCCTCCGCCCTTCCTCCG
The nucleotide sequence above comes from Acidimicrobiia bacterium. Encoded proteins:
- the ppsR gene encoding pyruvate, phosphate dikinase/phosphoenolpyruvate synthase regulator, with protein sequence MTQPVFCVSDHTGLTAEGLAHSVMVRFEGVTPRYIVKPFVTTTEQAAEIAAEIDAMAEEGRRPIVFTTIVDVETRRVLDESKGFVVGVYDEVVAQVGEALAMEPGRRVGGYHGIRDMHEYQVRLDAVDFTLSTDDGVGLARYPSADVIVLGVSRVGKTPTCLYLSMNFGIRAANYPLTQEDLGDLVLPPALRGHEDRLFGLTIEPKRLSEIRKRRRPNSPYATLDTCTEELAAADRIFSRHDIPVLDTTSQSVEEIAVNIIRARELQRRL